The following are from one region of the Hyalangium gracile genome:
- a CDS encoding iron-containing redox enzyme family protein yields MSPMMDALEEVTAVMARQVQSWLPAVTPERYVAFLDMMYHYTSRSGDRLRLAAERATHPELKAFFQELAREEQEHYRLARADLAAFGRTPSPDVPREVSAFHTFWESIPAQRQLAFLGALIVLEGVAHHLQRETREALGRLGLQRSQARFLLVHLDADLEHGARARELCARIAGEEPEPLFEGARTAADFWVALHRKALVAA; encoded by the coding sequence ATGTCCCCCATGATGGATGCGCTGGAGGAAGTGACCGCCGTGATGGCGCGGCAGGTCCAGAGCTGGCTGCCCGCCGTGACGCCCGAGCGGTACGTGGCCTTCCTGGACATGATGTACCACTACACCTCGAGGAGCGGGGACCGGCTCCGGCTCGCGGCCGAGCGCGCCACGCACCCCGAGCTCAAGGCCTTCTTCCAGGAGCTCGCACGCGAGGAGCAGGAGCACTACCGCCTGGCCAGGGCGGACCTCGCCGCGTTCGGGCGCACGCCTTCTCCCGACGTGCCCCGCGAGGTGTCCGCCTTCCACACCTTCTGGGAGAGCATCCCCGCGCAGCGGCAGCTCGCGTTCCTGGGCGCGCTCATCGTCCTGGAGGGCGTGGCCCACCACCTCCAGCGGGAGACGCGCGAGGCGCTAGGCCGCCTCGGGCTGCAGCGGAGCCAGGCGCGCTTCCTGCTCGTCCACCTCGACGCCGACCTGGAGCACGGCGCCCGCGCCCGAGAGCTCTGCGCGCGCATCGCCGGAGAAGAGCCCGAGCCCCTCTTCGAAGGCGCGCGGACGGCCGCGGACTTCTGGGTGGCCCTGCACCGCAAGGCGCTCGTGGCGGCGTGA
- a CDS encoding fatty acid desaturase family protein produces MPATAPLTASSAAPQHGFGLSRAELVELLRIRPLRALGMSALHLGLWIAAAVAITQVGSLWAKLPLWMLAGSAVMGLIQLDHDAWHENLFPQPWQNRFFGNALSLLVGIAYEPMRHDHLAHHRWNRTEKDPDAYNAGRRSFGLSALYYSTVFLGIPLSLIYFNVLYPLQHFEPARLRRHAAVLLGYGAFYAGLFWVLSSQGLLGAAAECWLLPVLFASPLNGLKSIADHYDNAWRGDRFHTATTVRSTRLVTFLWNGLNHHLDHHLFPRVPGYNLARLHARIRPVLLAHGACVFDSYLQVMWRALRAGPSLVDEDVRLVTLERKSP; encoded by the coding sequence ATGCCCGCCACCGCGCCCCTCACTGCTTCCTCCGCCGCCCCGCAGCACGGTTTCGGCCTGTCTCGGGCGGAGCTCGTGGAGTTGCTGCGGATCCGCCCCCTCCGCGCCCTGGGCATGAGCGCCCTCCACCTGGGGTTGTGGATCGCGGCCGCCGTGGCCATCACCCAGGTGGGCAGCCTCTGGGCGAAGCTGCCGCTGTGGATGCTGGCGGGGAGCGCGGTGATGGGGCTCATCCAGCTCGACCACGACGCGTGGCACGAGAACCTCTTCCCCCAGCCCTGGCAGAACCGCTTCTTCGGCAACGCGCTCAGCCTGCTCGTGGGCATCGCCTACGAGCCCATGCGACATGACCACCTCGCGCACCACCGCTGGAACCGCACCGAGAAGGATCCCGATGCCTACAACGCGGGGCGGCGCTCGTTCGGACTGAGCGCGCTCTACTACTCCACCGTCTTCCTGGGCATCCCGCTCAGCCTCATCTACTTCAACGTCCTCTATCCCCTGCAGCACTTCGAGCCGGCCCGCCTGCGCCGACATGCCGCAGTGCTCCTGGGCTATGGCGCCTTCTACGCGGGCCTCTTCTGGGTCCTCTCGTCCCAGGGGCTGCTCGGCGCGGCGGCGGAGTGCTGGCTCCTGCCGGTGCTCTTCGCCAGCCCGCTCAACGGCCTCAAGTCGATCGCCGACCACTACGACAATGCCTGGCGGGGAGACCGCTTCCACACGGCGACCACCGTGCGCAGCACCCGCCTCGTCACCTTCCTCTGGAACGGGCTCAACCACCACCTGGACCACCACCTCTTCCCGCGCGTGCCGGGCTACAACCTCGCACGGCTCCATGCGCGCATCCGGCCGGTGCTCCTCGCGCACGGCGCCTGCGTCTTCGACAGCTACCTCCAGGTCATGTGGCGAGCCCTGCGCGCCGGTCCCTCCCTCGTGGACGAGGACGTCCGCCTGGTCACCCTGGAGCGAAAGAGCCCATGA
- a CDS encoding CapA family protein: MSALRHLYTDIRYEDGRWPLSRWDLNLRYITKSLLHVPEPRLAEDAEHFASVARHLASDTWRHTEPQALSLCAVGDVMWIRSGFRQALSPGVRAVLADADVAFANLETPVAASRPVPRWVYETLHYNAPPEYLDAWEGTARHRVFSLCNNHALDQGLDGLEQTRRAVLARPEHRCVGGPEASQAVASLEVSGVRMGIAAVTYDINHLSGAPPAGVPVTRFGSPRHEPDWERLGALIDAARAAGPDLVVLMPHWGFEYEYWPEALQRQHAYRLIERGADIILGTSPHVLQPVELVSINGADPWCPTQLRREGAPRIGLIAWSLGNFLSIMPTRACQTGAVLQLSLSRDARGQLQPRDVRAVPTACGRGLGGAAFLDAGVMTLDELEPERAAHHLAHARRTLEPLMIAGRRK, encoded by the coding sequence ATGAGCGCCCTCCGCCACCTGTACACGGACATCCGCTACGAGGACGGTCGCTGGCCGCTCTCGCGCTGGGATCTCAACCTCCGCTACATCACCAAGAGCCTGCTCCACGTACCGGAGCCGCGGCTGGCGGAGGATGCGGAGCACTTCGCCAGCGTGGCCCGCCACCTCGCCTCGGACACCTGGAGGCACACCGAGCCCCAGGCGCTCTCGCTGTGTGCCGTGGGAGACGTGATGTGGATCCGCAGCGGCTTCCGTCAGGCGCTCTCGCCCGGCGTCCGGGCCGTGCTGGCGGACGCCGACGTGGCCTTCGCCAACCTGGAGACGCCCGTGGCTGCCTCCCGCCCCGTGCCCCGCTGGGTCTACGAGACGCTCCACTACAACGCCCCACCCGAGTACCTCGACGCCTGGGAGGGCACGGCGCGCCACCGGGTCTTCTCGCTCTGCAACAACCACGCGCTCGATCAGGGCCTGGACGGACTGGAGCAGACCCGCCGCGCCGTGCTGGCCCGCCCGGAGCATCGCTGCGTGGGCGGCCCGGAGGCCTCGCAGGCCGTGGCCTCGCTGGAGGTCTCCGGCGTGCGGATGGGCATCGCCGCGGTGACGTATGACATCAACCACCTCTCCGGAGCCCCTCCCGCGGGTGTGCCCGTCACGCGCTTCGGAAGCCCCCGGCACGAGCCAGACTGGGAACGGCTGGGCGCCCTCATCGACGCCGCACGCGCCGCGGGGCCAGACCTCGTGGTGCTCATGCCCCACTGGGGCTTCGAGTACGAGTACTGGCCCGAGGCCCTCCAGCGTCAGCACGCCTATCGGCTCATCGAGCGCGGCGCGGACATCATCCTGGGCACGTCGCCCCACGTGCTCCAGCCCGTCGAGCTCGTCTCCATCAATGGCGCGGACCCCTGGTGCCCCACGCAGCTGCGCCGCGAGGGAGCGCCTCGCATCGGCCTCATCGCCTGGTCGCTCGGGAACTTCCTGAGCATCATGCCCACGCGGGCCTGTCAGACCGGCGCCGTGCTCCAGCTCTCGCTGTCCCGGGATGCGCGCGGCCAGCTCCAGCCCAGGGACGTGCGCGCAGTGCCTACCGCGTGCGGGCGAGGGCTGGGCGGCGCGGCGTTCCTCGACGCGGGCGTGATGACGCTGGACGAGCTGGAGCCGGAGCGGGCCGCGCACCACCTCGCGCACGCCCGCCGGACCCTGGAGCCCCTGATGATTGCTGGCCGGAGGAAGTGA